The segment ACGCAAGCGGCCAACGCCGCAAAAAGGGCCGACGCCCGAAGGCGTCGGCCGCGCGAAGTCGATGGGTGCTTCATGCTGCGGTCCTTGCCCGTCGCGAGGACGGGCAAGGCCGTCTCTACAGGACCTTGCCAAGGGCCGCAAGGGCGGCGGCGTAGTCGGGCTCGTTGGTCACCTCGGGCACGAGCTCCATGTAGGCGACCTTGCGGTCCGGGCCAAGGACCAGCACGGCCCGGGCCAGCAGGCGCAGTTCCTTGATCAGCAGGCCGTAGGCCTGGCCGAAGGCGGCGTCGCGGTGGTCGGAGACGGTGACGATGTTTTTGACCCCGGCGGCCTCGGCCCAGCGTTTCTGGGCAAAGGGCAGGTCCATGCTCACGACCAGCGCCTTGGCTTGGCCGGTGAGGCTTTCCATTTCCTTGTTGAACTTGCGGGCTTCCAGGTCGCACACGGCGGTGTCCAGGGAGGGCACGGCAATGAGGATGAGGCCCTTTTCGGTGAAATCGCCGAGTTTGGCCGGGGCCAGGTCGTTGGTGAGGACCGTGAAGTCCGGGGCGGTGTCGCCGACGCCGACGGGATTGCCGCAAAGCGTCAGGCCGCCGCCGAGAAAGGTAATGAGACCGGTGCGCTCGCTCATGGGCGCGTTCCTCCTTTTGCATGCATCGGCCGCCGGGGGGCGACCATGGCATGGTATGGCCCTTGCGCCCGCCGACGTCAACCGGATGGGCCGCAAGAAGCCGGCACGTCTTGACAACGGCGGCGGGACCGGCATTGTCACTCAAAAAGGAGAGCCTCATGCGCCTACGCAACACCGCCTTTTGCATCCTGTGGCTGCTGCTCGCCCTGCCCCTGGCCACCTTTGCCGCCGGCCCGGCCACGCCGCAAGCCGCCGGACTGGTGGACGTGACCACCGTGGCCCCGGCTATCAGGCTCGACATCCGCTACGCCACGCCGAACAATTTCACGAAAGTGACCGTCTATCCGGCCGCCAAATGCTACCTGCGCGCGGACGTGGCCCAACGTCTGGTCCGGGTCCAGGCGGACCTGGAAAAACAGGGGTTGGGCCTCAAGGTCTACGACTGCTACCGGCCGTTTTCCATCCAGAAGAAGTTCTGGGCGCTCGTGCCCAACGAGGACTGGGTGGCCAAGCCCGTGGAGGAAAACGGCAAGCCCGTGTCCGGCTCCAAGCACAACCGGGGCGCGGCCGTGGACCTGACGCTGGTGGACGCGGCCGGCAAGGAATTGCCCATGCCGTCGGGCTTCGACGACTTCACGGAAAAGGCCCGGCGCGACTACGCCGGCGGCGACAAGCAGGCCCTGGAAAACTCCAAGCGCCTGGAAGCGGCCATGCAAAAGCAAGGCTTCGAGCCCCTGCCCACGGAGTGGTGGCACTTCGACGGCCCGGGCTGGCAGGGCTACGAACTGCTCGACGCGCCGATCAACTGAGCGCTGTCCGGCGGGGCCTGGCGGGGGATGAGCGGCAGGTAGACCTCGAAGCGGCTGCCCTTGCCCACGGCGCTGGTCACCACCACGGCCCCGCCGCAGCCCTTGACGATGCCGTGCACGGCGGCCAGGCCCATGCCCGTGCCCTGGCCGGGGCGCTTGGTGGTGAAAAAGGGTTCGAAGATGCGCTCGGCGATGTCGGGCGGCATGCCGTGGCCGGTGTCGGACACCCACAGCCGGGCATAGGGCCCCTCGGCCAGCTCGGTCAGGGGCAACCCGGCGGCGATGCTGGCGGCGCCGGGGCGCGGCGGCTCGGGCACGGCGGCCAGCCCCACCTCCATCACCCCGCCCTCGGGCATGGCCTGGGCGGCATTGAGGCACAGGTTCATGAGCACCTGGTGGATCTGCGCCGGATCGGCCAGGATGGTCAGGGCCAGTTCCGAGATCTGCTGGCGGATGTCCACCCGGGCCTCCACCATGCCCCGGGCCAGCTTGACCGTCTCCTTGACCAGGGGAGGCAGGGGCAGGGGGCCGACGGTCAGTTCGCCCTGGCGGCTGAAGGTGAGCAGCTGGCGCACCAGGTCGCGGGCCCGCTCCGAGGCCCGGACCACATCGGCCAGGGGCTTGCGCAGGGGGTCGCGCCAGGGGATGTCGGCCAGGATCATCTCGGTGTTGAGCAAAATCGGCGTGAGCAGGTTGTTGAAGTCGTGGGCCACGCCGCCGGCCAGCACGCCGATGGCCTCGAGCTTTTCCACCTGGCGCAGCCGCTTTTCCAGGCCCGTCTCGTAGGTGATGTCGCGCACGAGCAGAATGTGGTTGACGATCTGGCCGCTGGCGTCGCGCACCGGGGAAATCAGCGTGTCGGTGACGGCCTCCTCGTCCTCGTCCCGCGTCAGGCGCACCCGGCCCGACCAGCGCAGCCCCAGGGCCAGCATCTTGCGCACCGATTCCCCGAGAAACGCGGCCAGGCGCGGCCCCAGGTCCAGGGAGCCGGGCTGTCCCTGGCCGCCGCCCACGATCTGGGCGAAGGCCGGATTGGCGTATTCGAGCCTGAAATCGCGGCTGACGATGGCCAGGCCCTCGGCGCTCTGGTCCACGGCGGACACGAGCAGCATGCGCTCGTCCTCGGCCCGCTTGCGGTCGGTGATGTCGCGGGCGGCGCCCTCCACCCGCAGCAGCCGCCCGGCCTCGTCGAGCACCGCCCGGGCGTTGACCGACAGCCAGACCGCGCGCCCGTCGCGACGCACCACCTGCATCTCGAAATCGAAGATCCGGCCATGCAGGGCCAACAGCCGCAGGAATTCCAGCCGGTCGTCCTGGTGGGCCTGGATGCGGCAAAACAGGTCGCCCTGTTCACGGAGCGCCTCCTCGGCGCCGGCATAGCCCAGGATGCGCGCCAGGGCCGGATTGCAGGCGACCATGGCCCCGGAGGGATCGAACTGGAAGATGCCCTCTGCTGAATTTTCGAATATATCCTTATACTTGGACTCGCTTTTGACCAGCTCGCGCTCCATGTGCCAATAGGCCGTCACATCGCGGCCCGTGGCCTGGTATTCGCCCACCTGGCCGGTTTCGTCGAAAATGGCCCGCACGGTCCAGCTCAGGTAATGTTCGCTTCCGCCCGGCAGCCTGAAGCGGTGGCGGATGTCCGTGGTCGGCGCGCGCGGGCCAAGGGCCAGGATGCGCCGCCGCAGGGGCTCGGCCTCCTCCTCGGGCAGGGCCTCCAGAAACAGTCCGCCCAGGGCCGCTTCCGGCGGCCTTCCGGAAAACCTGGCGGCGGCCCGGTTGACGAAAAGCCGCCGCAGCTTCGGGTCGAGCCGCACCACCAGTTCGCTTTGGTCCTCGACGATAGCCTGGTAGCGGCGCTTGGCCACGTCGAGGTCCCGCTGGGCCTGGCGGTGGGCCGTTATCTCGGTGAGCATGCCGCACAGGGCGTCGACCTCGCCGGAAGGCCCGGCCAAGGGAAGGCGCGCGGCCATGAACGACCGTTCCCGGCCGTCCAAGGTCAGGCGGATCTCCTCTTCCGTACCCGAGCCGTTGCGCAGTATTTCCTGCACATCCTTCTGGAAACGGGCGAAATGAACCGGCCCGGCGACCACGGCCAGGGAGTGGCCCAGCAGTTCCTCCCGGCCCTTGCCGTGCAGCCGCTCGAAGGCCGCGTTGACGTAGACCAGGCGGTAGGCCCGGTCCACCACGAAAACGGCGGTCACGGCATATTCGAGGACGGCGGCCAGCCGCGACGCGTCAAAGCCCCCCGCCGCCGGGGAAAAGACGCTCACGATCCCCGCCGGCCCCGCATCGTCGCCGCCCAGGCCCACGCAGGCGGCCCAATCCGTGGCGAACGCCGCCTGCGGCCCGTCCAGCGGACAGCCGGGGCACGGCGCGGCCCGGCCGTGCAACACCCTGTGACAGGCCGGCTCCGAGGCCTCGCCCAGCCGCTCCCGGGCCAGGGCGTTGCCGCGCAGGAAACGGCGCCCGACGTCCCATACGGCCACGCAAAAGGCCAGGCCCTCGGCCAGCGTGCCCGAGGGCTCCCCGGTCAGGACCCCCTGGCCCTCATTTGCCAGGGTAACGGCCAGCCGGATCGGCGACGCCGTCGTCATAGGGCGAATACCCCTTGGGCGCGGGCGCGGCGGGCAGGGAAACACCCTTGGCGACCTTGTCCTTCTCGTAAAGCTTGACGAGGGAATCGATATCCACGCTGTCCGGTTCGGGCAAGGCGGCCGCCGGGCCGGCATTGGCCACGGAATAGTAGCCGAGCTTGAGCGAGCCCGTGGCCGCGTTGAACTTGAGCTTGACCTTCAGCTCGCCCCTGCGCCAGCGCAGCACCTCCACCCCGCCTTCCATGACGAAGGAAGGCTTGCCGAATTCCGCGGACAACCGCTTGACCATGGCATCGCGGCCGATCTGGCCGTCCAGGCGGACATACGCGGCGAAAAGTTTGCCGGCGGCGAAACCGTAAATCACCACCGGCGCGTGGCCGTCCAGCCGATACCGCTCGTTGAGGTTGACGGCGTAGGTGACGGCGCCGTCTTTTTTGAGGGTCATAAACGACGGCAATGCGGCAAGGGGCGTTCCAAAAGCCGTTCCCGCAAATCCGTCGGCCTGGCGTGCCATGGCCGTCCCTCCCGTCATGACGCATGCCACCAGGGCGATCCCAACGATCCAACCGCGCATACCCCCTCCTTGCTTCGCATTTCGCGCATCTTAGCGTTGCCTGGTCGGCAAGCGCAAGACAGGCCGGCAAAATACCCCGGCCGTTGTCTGGCTTTTTACGCGGGCCGCGACTATACTGGATGCTACGTGTTATCGTAGGCGTCGGTCATCGGCTCATGGAAAAAGTACTCATCGTCGAGGACAGCAAGGTCTTTGCGCGACTCCTCATCCGCAAAATCGAGGACGAACTGTTTTTTGACGCCTGCTGGGCCTCGAACTTCGAGGAAGCCCGCTATCTCGTCGAGGAAAACCCCGACAACAACTCCTACTTCGTCGCCCTGCTCGATCTGCACCTGCCCGATGCCGCCGACGGCCGGATCGTGGACTACGTCATCTCCAAGGGCATCCCGTCCATCGTCTTCACCGGGGATGTGGAAACCGAGGTCCGCGACCGCATCTGGGCCAAGAAGGTCGTGGACTACGTGTCCAAGGAATCCCCGGACAGCCTGGACTACCTGGTCTCCCTGGTGCGGCGCATCTCGCTCAATAAATTCGTCAACATCCTGGTGGCCGACGATTCCCAGACCGTGCGCAATCACCTGGTACGCCTGCTGACGGCCCACGAATTCATCGTGCACGAGGCCGACGACGGCTCCCGCGCCCTGGCCGTGCTGGAACGCCACCCGGAAATC is part of the Solidesulfovibrio sp. genome and harbors:
- the tpx gene encoding thiol peroxidase; its protein translation is MSERTGLITFLGGGLTLCGNPVGVGDTAPDFTVLTNDLAPAKLGDFTEKGLILIAVPSLDTAVCDLEARKFNKEMESLTGQAKALVVSMDLPFAQKRWAEAAGVKNIVTVSDHRDAAFGQAYGLLIKELRLLARAVLVLGPDRKVAYMELVPEVTNEPDYAAALAALGKVL
- a CDS encoding M15 family metallopeptidase, which translates into the protein MRLRNTAFCILWLLLALPLATFAAGPATPQAAGLVDVTTVAPAIRLDIRYATPNNFTKVTVYPAAKCYLRADVAQRLVRVQADLEKQGLGLKVYDCYRPFSIQKKFWALVPNEDWVAKPVEENGKPVSGSKHNRGAAVDLTLVDAAGKELPMPSGFDDFTEKARRDYAGGDKQALENSKRLEAAMQKQGFEPLPTEWWHFDGPGWQGYELLDAPIN
- a CDS encoding PAS domain S-box protein, with the translated sequence MTTASPIRLAVTLANEGQGVLTGEPSGTLAEGLAFCVAVWDVGRRFLRGNALARERLGEASEPACHRVLHGRAAPCPGCPLDGPQAAFATDWAACVGLGGDDAGPAGIVSVFSPAAGGFDASRLAAVLEYAVTAVFVVDRAYRLVYVNAAFERLHGKGREELLGHSLAVVAGPVHFARFQKDVQEILRNGSGTEEEIRLTLDGRERSFMAARLPLAGPSGEVDALCGMLTEITAHRQAQRDLDVAKRRYQAIVEDQSELVVRLDPKLRRLFVNRAAARFSGRPPEAALGGLFLEALPEEEAEPLRRRILALGPRAPTTDIRHRFRLPGGSEHYLSWTVRAIFDETGQVGEYQATGRDVTAYWHMERELVKSESKYKDIFENSAEGIFQFDPSGAMVACNPALARILGYAGAEEALREQGDLFCRIQAHQDDRLEFLRLLALHGRIFDFEMQVVRRDGRAVWLSVNARAVLDEAGRLLRVEGAARDITDRKRAEDERMLLVSAVDQSAEGLAIVSRDFRLEYANPAFAQIVGGGQGQPGSLDLGPRLAAFLGESVRKMLALGLRWSGRVRLTRDEDEEAVTDTLISPVRDASGQIVNHILLVRDITYETGLEKRLRQVEKLEAIGVLAGGVAHDFNNLLTPILLNTEMILADIPWRDPLRKPLADVVRASERARDLVRQLLTFSRQGELTVGPLPLPPLVKETVKLARGMVEARVDIRQQISELALTILADPAQIHQVLMNLCLNAAQAMPEGGVMEVGLAAVPEPPRPGAASIAAGLPLTELAEGPYARLWVSDTGHGMPPDIAERIFEPFFTTKRPGQGTGMGLAAVHGIVKGCGGAVVVTSAVGKGSRFEVYLPLIPRQAPPDSAQLIGASSSS